GAAAAATGATGTTCATTTAACATTCTATGCATTCCAGATTTAAGATTTGATAGACTATTGCAATGACATTTTAAATGACTAATATAAGCTAGTAAATTCGTATTCCTTTAAAGGCTCCTTCAGCATTCCAGTTTGCAGCTTTCTAGTGTTGGCGTTTTAGGTTTATCCATATACTTCTGAATGAATAGAGAATCCAtctaatttagtttattttctatttcgGTTAATACATGGACTTTAAATTCGTCTAAAATTAATACTCATCTAAAGGCCAGAGATGAACTGTAATGCCTCAAATATTCCAATGGCATTTTACACGCTATTATTGTGAGCTTGAGCAGAAGCTCCCTTCATTGTTTGTGTCAGCGATGACTTTCTTGTTCCTTATGCTGTGTTGTCTACCTATCTAGTCTTTTATTCATTTTGCAGGGTTGTCAAGTTCTCAACTTGCTAGCAGTGTTTTTTCTTTGGGAACAGTAGCTGTTCTTCCATTTTATACCCTCATGGTTCTGGCTCCAAAAGCTGAACTGGTATGTTTCTTATATAAATTGAGATTGGTATTAATTGTCATGCTTCTCTCTCGGTTCTTCATTTTCTATTTATCATGTAGATCATACAATTTCTTCATGAGTTTTGCATATAATTCCTGCATTGATGTGAAGTTCCAGATATGTAGATCAATGCTTTATTTTTCTGAAAACTGCATTGAATTCATTTCTGCTGCACCAGTTGAatttcttaataatttattttgtctttcGTGGATCACATGATTCTTGTAATATCGGGTGCTTATCCCTTCATTTAGACCTTACttgaatattatattattgattcatgaatttctatttttgtcattttcttgcTAAAATCACATATGTTCCACTAGGTTGTAAATCCATTTTATTTTACCTGTGCTTAATATCAACTGAAGCTcctaattattttaatcatgCATCCAGACTAAAAAATCTGTGGAAAGCAGCATACCCTTCATTGTTCTTGGACTTCTATATGCATATCTATTATACCTTTCTTGGACGCCTGAAACAATCCAGATGATTTTTGCAAGTAAATACTTGCTGCCAGAGGTGTGTGTATTACTAcacatttatattttattgaaagaaaaaattggattATTCTCATACTTTCTTTTCCTGTGTAACTATGTGCAGCTGCCTAGCATCGCAAAGATGTTCTCAAGTGAGATGACTTTAGCTTCTGCATGGATTCACTTGTTGGTTGTAGATCTCTTTGCTGCAaggtctttctctctctctctctctttgtagttagggttggcaatttttaacatgacctatgaactcaacacgaaattagctGGTTAAGATTGAGGAAtctgacctgtttaattaaatgggccgGGTTAgagttgacatatatagtcttatacccatgcCTCGATACGACCAGATCCCGACACGCAATTTGTAGTTCTCacattttattgattttttttttttttttgataagtagttcTGACACTTTGTTGAATACAGGCAAGTTTTTATTGATGGGCAGGAAAATCAAATTGAGACTCGGCATTCAGTTTCTCTCTGCCTGCTTTTTTGTCCCATTGGAATCCTTACTCATTTCATCACCAAAGCAGTGAGCAAAAGTTCCTGAAGTTCCTGACAAGGCATGCTCATGATTCACTTTGCAGAATCAATCAAGCAAtggatttatgaatttgaaaattttcgaAACTCtaattggaatgaatattgttTCAACATCGTCATCAGATATTAATGAATCAGCTTTCTTGTTTCCCTTGATCAAATATTACATGACTTGTCAATTTGTCTCTGTTTGGATTCAAATCATCACAATATGGATATACATATAATACTTCTTCCTTAAGTTGTATTCCAAACTTCTGATCAACCTTCTCCTTGACGGTAGCAAGGAGGTCAAGCATGTCTTGAGAAGTTGAGCCACCAAAATTTATGAAGAAGTTGGCATGGATGTTGGACACCATGGCTCCTCCCACTCTAAAACCTTTTAATCCAGCTTTCTCAATCAACTCAGCTGCTGCAACTCCCAAATG
This window of the Corylus avellana chromosome ca5, CavTom2PMs-1.0 genome carries:
- the LOC132180635 gene encoding protein ABA DEFICIENT 4, chloroplastic → MGFSSRLCLSPISLKIDLFGQSIGPWRDVRTGFSLRSNGSELCGQRVARVGVDLHCEWSFVGGSRVIFKPKLARCALYQKSSGVYASWLSSSQLASSVFSLGTVAVLPFYTLMVLAPKAELTKKSVESSIPFIVLGLLYAYLLYLSWTPETIQMIFASKYLLPELPSIAKMFSSEMTLASAWIHLLVVDLFAARQVFIDGQENQIETRHSVSLCLLFCPIGILTHFITKAVSKSS